The DNA window CGACGAGATCGTCGCCGTCAAGGAAGCGTGCAGGCGCTCTGACGGCAGTTACGCGCACCTCAAGGTGATTCTCGAGACCGGTGAGCTCAACACCTACGACAACGTCCGCCGGGCGTCGTGGCTCGCCATCCTCGCCGGTGGCGATTTCATCAAGACATCCACGGGCAAGGTGGCTCCGGCGGCGACGCTTCCAGTCACCCTCCTCATGCTCGAAGTGGTGCGCGACTGGCACCGCCTCACCGGCGAGAAGATCGGCGTCAAACCGGCCGGCGGCATCCGCACCTCGAAGGACGCCATCAAGTACCTCGTCACCGTCGCCGAAACCGTCGGTGAGGAGTGGCTGCAACCGCACCTCTTCCGCTTCGGTGCGTCGAGCCTGCTCAATGACGTTTTGCTCCAGCGGCAGAAGATGTCGACAGGGCACTACTCCGGCGCCGACTACGTCACAATCGATTAAGGGATTTTCAATGAGTTTTCTGGACTACGCACCGGCCCCCGAGTCGACGGCGATCCTCAACCTGAAGAGTGAATACGGCCTCTTCATCAACGGCGAATTCGTGAGCGGAAACGGCTCGCCGTTCACCACGATCTCACCGGCGACCGAGAAGACAATCACCACTCTCGCTTCTGCCGACGATTCTGACGTCGATCGAGCTGTTGCGGCCGCTCGAGCCGCATACGACAACGTCTGGTCACGGATGTCTGGCGCAGACCGAGGCAAGTACCTGTTCCGCATCGCGCGGCTCGTCCAGGAGCGGGCTCGAGAGCTCGCCGTCGCTGAGAGCCTCGACAACGGCAAGCCGATCAAGGAGAGCCGCGACGTCGACGTGCCACTCGTTGCGGCCTGGTTCTTCTACTACGCGGGCTGGGCGGACAAGCTCGATCACGCCGGTGTCGGCCCAAACCCCGCATCGCTCGGCGTCGCCGGCCAGATCATTCCGTGGAACTTCCCGCTGCTCATGCTCGCCTGGAAGATCGCCCCTGCGCTCGCCGCGGGTAACACCGTCGTGCTGAAGCCCGCCGAAACCACCTCGCTCACCGCGTTGCTGTTTGCCGAGATCCTGCAGCAGGCCGACCTGCCAGCCGGTGTCGTCAACATCATCACCGGCGCCGGCTCGACGGGGTCAGCCCTGGTCAACCACCCCGACGTGAACAAGATCGCGTTCACCGGATCGACGAACGTCGGCCGCGGCATCGCGCGCGCCATTGCGGGAACAGACAAGCGCGTCACTCTCGAGCTCGGTGGAAAGGCCGCGAACATCGTCTTCGACGATGCGCCGATCGACCAGGCCATCGAGGGCATCGTCAACGGCATCTTCTTCAACCAGGGCCACGTCTGCTGCGCGGGCTCACGGCTCCTCGTCCAGGAGAACATTCACGACGAGGTCGTCGACCGGCTCAAGGAGAGGTTGTCGACCCTGCGTCTCGGCGACCCGCTCGACAAGAACACCGACATCGGTGCCGTCAACTCGGCGGCGCAGCTCGAGCGGATCCGCACACTGACCGACGTGGGGGTGGCCGAGGGCGCCGAACGATGGAGCCCAGACTGCGTTCTTCCGTCTGAGGGCTTCTGGTTCGCACCCACGATCTTCACCAACGTGTCGACGAGCCACAGGATTGCCCGCGAGGAGATCTTCGGACCGGTGCTGAGCGTGATGACGTTCCGTACCCCCGCCGAAGCGATCGTCAAGGCGAACAACACGCCGTACGGTCTCTCGGCCGGCATCTGGAGCGACAAGGGCAGCCGCATCCTCGCTGTCGCGGACAAGCTTCGTGCCGGGGTGATCTGGGCGAACACCTTCAACAAGTTCGACCCGGCGAGCCCATTCGGCGGGTACAAGGAATCCGGCTACGGCCGTGAGGGCGGACGGCACGGGCTCGGCGCCTACCTCAAGCCCGCCGGTTCGGCGCGTCAGGTCACCTCGGCGCCCGCCGCCGACCTCACCACTCCTGCCGCAGCATCCGATGCAACGCCTGCAACGCCTACAACGGATGCTGTGGATGCAACGACACAGAAGGGCACCAAATGAGCCGCCTCGCCGTTCCCAAGACCTACAAGCTCTACATCGGGGGGAAGTTTCCCCGCTCGGAGTCAGGCCGCACCTACGAGGTGACCTCGAAAGACGGCGTCTTCCTCGCCAACGCCGCGAAGGCATCCCGCAAGGATGCCCGCGACGCCGTCGTTGCAGCACGCAGCGCGCTGTCGGGCTGGTCTGGCGCGACGCCGTACAACCGCGGCCAGGTGCTCTACCGCATCGCCGAACTGCTCGAGGGGCGTCGCGTTCAGTTCATCGACGAGATCGAGCAGTCAGAGGGCGTCTCGACCGAGGCCGCGACCGCACAGGTCGATGAAGCCATCGACCGCTGGGTCTGGTACGCCGGCTGGGCTGACAAGTACGTCCAGGTCGCCGGAAACGCCAACCCGGTCTCTGGCCCGTACTTCAACCTCTCGGTTCCTGAGCCCACCGGAGTCGTGGCGATTGTTGCTCCACAGGGCACATCGCTGCTCGGTCTGGTCAGCGTGGTAGCCCCGGCGCTTGTGGCCGGCAACACGGTCGTCGTGATCGCGTCAGAGTCGCTGCCGCTCTCGGCGATCAGCCTCTCCGAGGTGCTCGCAACGAGTGACGTCCCCGGTGGTGTCGTCAACATCCTCACGGGCTCGCCTGCCGAGATCACCCCGTGGCTCGCGTCGCACGCCGACGTCAACGCGCTCGACCTCACCGGTGCGGGAGACCTCGACTGGATCGACCTCGAGATCGCCGCCGCGGAGACGCTCATGCGGGTGCTTCGGCCCGAGAACGGTGCGGATGCCGCGGCGCCGAGCCTCGACCGGATCACGGCGCTGACCGAGACGAAGACCGTCTGGCACACCAAGAGCCTGATCTAGTCTCGACGCAAAGCAGAAGCAGGGCCGCTCCGAAAGGGGCGGCCCTGCTGTCGTTGGATGGGTGTGGGAGCGGTTGGGTGGCGCTGCCGAGAGAAGGAGACAGTGCCGAGCTGAGGGCACTGTGCCGGGGTAAGGACAAAGCGCCGAGATAAGGATGCTGTCGCCCGTTTCGTCCTTCTCTGGTGCTGATGTCCTTTTCTCACGGCTGGGCTGAAGAGCGGCCCTGCCGCGTCGGATGCCTAGTGGCTCTTTTTCATCGCGGTGATCCCGACCCACAGCCCGACAGCCGCGAGCGCAAGGGCCGCAGCGAAGCCGCCGAGCACGACAGGCGCTCCGAGGTCGCCGGCGAGCAATGCCCGGCTCGCACCGACAATGTGGCTGATCGGGTTGATGGACGCGGCCACCCGCATCCACTCGGGTCCTTGTTCAAGGGGGAGCAGCATCCCGGACAGGATCATCAGCGGGAAGATCAGCGCCTGCTGTACGACCCAAAACATCCAGTCGGTCTTCCTGCTCGCGAGGGCGAGCGCGTAACTGAGCGCTCCAAGACCAATGCCGAAGATGGCGAGCAGCACGAGCGTCAGGAGCATTCCCGGGATGCCGGGCTGGAATCCGAACGGGATGGTCACGAGCGCGATGACCGCGACCTGCACCGTGATGGGCACCATTTCCTTGAGCGCCCTCCCAATGAGGAGTGACGAGCGGGCGATGGGGGCGACGAGTGTCCTTTCGTGCGAGCCCGTCTGCATCTCGTACAGCAGGTTCGATCCCGTTGCGCTCGCGCCGAAGAGGGCGATCATGACGAGGATGCCGGGCACAAACCAGGCGAGGACCTCGAGAGCGGGGTCTCCCGAAGACCCGATGAGCAGCGGCCCGAACAGCCCGAGGAAGATGACGGGCTGGACCAGGCTGAAGATGAGCGAGAAGGGATCGTGCAGGAGGGGTTGGAGTTCCCTCCGGAACACGTTCCAGATGTCGCGCGGAAGGTGCGTGTCGCGGTCGGTGAGTGTTGCTGTGAGAGCGGTCATGATCGAACCTCTGTGTTCTCGAGTGAGGGAGTCGCGGAATCGGGGGACCCGGGGCCGGTCGCGCTGTCATCTCGGAGGCTTCGACCGGTGAGTGCGAGGAAGACGTCATCGAGCGTTGGCTGG is part of the Mycetocola zhujimingii genome and encodes:
- a CDS encoding aldehyde dehydrogenase family protein codes for the protein MSRLAVPKTYKLYIGGKFPRSESGRTYEVTSKDGVFLANAAKASRKDARDAVVAARSALSGWSGATPYNRGQVLYRIAELLEGRRVQFIDEIEQSEGVSTEAATAQVDEAIDRWVWYAGWADKYVQVAGNANPVSGPYFNLSVPEPTGVVAIVAPQGTSLLGLVSVVAPALVAGNTVVVIASESLPLSAISLSEVLATSDVPGGVVNILTGSPAEITPWLASHADVNALDLTGAGDLDWIDLEIAAAETLMRVLRPENGADAAAPSLDRITALTETKTVWHTKSLI
- a CDS encoding aldehyde dehydrogenase family protein: MSFLDYAPAPESTAILNLKSEYGLFINGEFVSGNGSPFTTISPATEKTITTLASADDSDVDRAVAAARAAYDNVWSRMSGADRGKYLFRIARLVQERARELAVAESLDNGKPIKESRDVDVPLVAAWFFYYAGWADKLDHAGVGPNPASLGVAGQIIPWNFPLLMLAWKIAPALAAGNTVVLKPAETTSLTALLFAEILQQADLPAGVVNIITGAGSTGSALVNHPDVNKIAFTGSTNVGRGIARAIAGTDKRVTLELGGKAANIVFDDAPIDQAIEGIVNGIFFNQGHVCCAGSRLLVQENIHDEVVDRLKERLSTLRLGDPLDKNTDIGAVNSAAQLERIRTLTDVGVAEGAERWSPDCVLPSEGFWFAPTIFTNVSTSHRIAREEIFGPVLSVMTFRTPAEAIVKANNTPYGLSAGIWSDKGSRILAVADKLRAGVIWANTFNKFDPASPFGGYKESGYGREGGRHGLGAYLKPAGSARQVTSAPAADLTTPAAASDATPATPTTDAVDATTQKGTK
- a CDS encoding ABC transporter permease; the encoded protein is MTALTATLTDRDTHLPRDIWNVFRRELQPLLHDPFSLIFSLVQPVIFLGLFGPLLIGSSGDPALEVLAWFVPGILVMIALFGASATGSNLLYEMQTGSHERTLVAPIARSSLLIGRALKEMVPITVQVAVIALVTIPFGFQPGIPGMLLTLVLLAIFGIGLGALSYALALASRKTDWMFWVVQQALIFPLMILSGMLLPLEQGPEWMRVAASINPISHIVGASRALLAGDLGAPVVLGGFAAALALAAVGLWVGITAMKKSH